In Streptacidiphilus sp. P02-A3a, the DNA window CGCAGCCGGGCGTAGTCGGCGGCCACCTCGGTGAGCAGTTCGGTGCTGCTCCATCCGTCCAGCACCAGGTGGTGCATCGACCACAGCACGCGGACGCTGGTGTCGGTGAGCCGGATGACGGTGACCCTGGCCAGGGGGGCGGTGGCGAGGTCCATTCCGGCCGCGCGGTCGGCGGCGCGCAGCGCGTGTCGGCGTTCGCGCTGTTCGCTCCGCGGCAGTTGCCGCCAGTCGTGCTGGGTGACGGGCACGGTGGCCGTGGCCCGCACCACCTGGACCGGGGTGCTGACGTCCGTCCAGAGCACGGCTGTGCGCAGGGCCGGTAGCCGGTCCGCGGTCCGCTGCCAGGCCCGGCCGAGGAGTTCCGGGTCCTCGACGTGGTCGAGGACCAGGTCGAACTGGATCAGGTGCAGCCCGGTGTCCTCGGTCATCAGCGCGTCGAAGAGCATGCCGCTCTGCATCGGTGTCAGCGGGTAGACGTCCTCGACCGGTCCGCCCGCGGCGATGTGCTCGGCCTCGTCGGCGGTGAGCTGGACGAGCGGGGTGGGGGCCGGGGTGGGGTCGGGTCCGCTGTCGTCCCGGGTCGCGGCCCGGGCCAGTTCCGCGACGGTCGGGGTGAGGAAGAGGTCCTTGGCGGTCAGCCGCAGGCCGTGGGCGCGGGCCCGGGAGACGACCTTGATGGCCAGGATGGAGTCGCCGCCGGAGGCGAAGAAGTTGTCGTTGACGCCGATCCGCTGGACGCCGAACACCTCGGCCCACACCTGGGCCAGCAGCCGCTCGGTGTCGGTGCGCGGTTCGACGTGGTCCCCCGCGGTCAGCAGGTCGACCCGCGGTGCGGGCAGGGCGGCGCGGTCGACCTTGCCGTTGTTCGACAGCGGCAGGGCCTCCATCGGGATGAACCAGGACGGTACCTCGTAGCTCGGCAGCCGCAGGGCCAGGGCCTCGCGCCACTGCGCCACCTCGGCGGCCCGGCCGCGTTCGGGTACCACGTAGGCGACCAGGTGCCGGGCGCCGCGGGTCTCGTGGACGGCGACCACGCCGTCGGCGACGCCGTCGAGCGCGGTGAGCGCGGCCTCGATCTCGCCGATCTCGATCCGGAAGCCGCGGATCTTGATCTGCTTGTCGGCCCGGTACAGGAAGTCCATCGTCCCGTCGGCGCGCCAGCGCACGACGTCGCCGGTGCGGTACAGCCGCTCCCCCGTGCCGAAGGGGTCGGCCACGAACCGCTCGGCGGTCAGCGGCGCCCGGCCGAAGTAGCCGCGCGCCAGGCCGTCGCCCGCGATGTACAGTTCGCCCGGCGCGCCGACCGGGACCGGGCGCAGCCACGCGTCGAGGGTGTACAGGCGGGTGTTGTCGAGCGGTCGGCCCATCGGTACGGCGCGGGTGCGTACCTGTTCCAGGGTGAGTTCCTGGAACAGGGCGTAGGTGGTGGCCTCGGTCGGTCCGTAGGCGTTGATGACCAGGGTGCCGGGGCAGTGGGTGATGACCTGTTCCAGGGCCTCGGGTGAGGGCACCTCGCCGCCGGTGATCACTGTCGCCGCGCCCTTGAAGCAGTCGGGGGCCTCCTCGGCGAACAGGCGCAGCAGGGCGGAGGTGAGGAAGACGGCGGTGACGGCGTGTTCGGCGATCAGGTCGCGTACCAGGGCGGGTGTGGGTTCCTCGGTGGCGATGACCATGTCGCCGCCGGTCAGCAGCGGTACCCACAGTTCGTAGGTCGCGGCGTCGAAGGCGTGCGGGGAGTGGAAGAGGATGCGCCGGTGGGCCGCTTCGCGCCAGCGGCGGTCCCAGGCCAGGGCGACCACGTCGCGGTGGGTGACGGCGACGCCCTTGGGGGTGCCGGTGGAGCCCGAGGTGAACATGATGTAGGCGAGCTGCTGGGCGTCCGGGTCCGGTTCGGGGTCGTGGGCGGGTTGGCCGGCGGTGGTGGCCGGGTCGTCCACGAGCAGGACCGGGACGTCGGTGGTGGTGGTCCTGGGTGCCATGGCCCGGTCGGTGAGCAGGACCTGGGCGCCGACGTCGGCCAGGACGAAGCGGACGCGGTCCTGGGGGTAGGCGGCGTGCAGCGGGACGTAGGCCGCGCCGGCTTTGACCACGGCCAGGACGGACACGACCACGTGCACCGACCGGTCCAGCAGCAGCGCGACCCGGGACTCGGCGGTGACGCCCGCGGCGAGCAGGCGGTGGGCGAGCCGGTTGGCCCGCTCGTTCAGTTCGGCGTAGGTGAGCCGGTCGTCGCCGAACAGGACGGCGGGTTTGTCCGGGGACAGCCGTACCTGCTCGGCGAACAGGCTGGGCAGGCTGGAGTGCGGGGGGAACGCGGAGGTGGTGTCGTTCCAGTCGTGGAGTACGCGGTGCGACTCGGCGTCGGGTATCAGCCTCAGTTCGCGCAGGGGTCGTCCGGGGCGGGCGACGGCGTCGGCCAGCAGGGTGCGGTAGGTGGCGGCCAGGTGCTCGATGGTGGCCGCGTCGAGTACCTCGGGGTGGTAGTCGACGTCGGCGTCCAGGGCGCCGTCGCGTTCGGTGAACCGCAGCACGATGTCGGCGAGGGCGAACTCGGTGGGCAGTTCGGTGCCCGCGGCGCGCGATGCCCGGTCCAGGAGGTGGTCGAACGGCATCGTGCTGTCGACGGTCGCGTGCAGCGGGACCGGTGCGTCGGCGGGCGCCGTGGAGCGGGCGCGGACGGTCGCGGTCACCTCGTCCTGTCCGGCGTACGCCGCGGCCAGGACCAGGCCCGCGGCGGCCAGTGCGCCGGGCACGGTGGCGTCGGCCGCTCGGGCGAGTCGGCGCAGGTCCGCGGTGAGCGCGCGGTCGAGGGTGAACCGGTGGGTGGCGGTGGCCTCGTCGGGCTCGGCGGGTCGTGGGCGGTCTACGGGAAAGCGGGTCAGCGGATGGCCGACGGCCGGGTCCGACGTCGGTCCTGCTGCTGGGCGCCCCTCGTGGGTCATGTGCGGTCTCCCCTCCGGCTGCACTTCCACGGCGGAAGCCATGTCTGATCACCCAGTCTCCCCAGAGCGGCGGCGCGCCAGCTACGCACTTGAAGGAAGAACGAAACAGGGCGGTCAGCAGGGGTTTTGACGCCGGGTCAGTGGTGGCCGGGGCGGTGGTGGCCGGGGCGGGAGCGGCCGACGGCGCCGCCGGGGGTCCGGTGGCGCCGTCGGGTGGTGTCGCGGTGGGTCAGGTGCGGTGCGGCGGGTGCTACTCGCGTCCGCCGATCGCGTCGACCGGCGCGGAGCGCATGGCGAAGCGGGTGGCTGTCGCGATCGAGCCCCAGGAGAGCGCGACGGTGAGCGCCACGATCGCCAGCAGGCCGAGCAGGGAGATGTTGGGGACGGGTGACTTCGACAGTCCCAGGCTCATGCCGACCAGCGAGGGGATTCCCGCCAGCAGGCCGAACAGCAGCGCCGAGAAGATCACGATCCTGGCCTCGCCGTTCATCATGGCGCGTACCTGTTCGCGGCTGGCGCCGATGAGTTGCAGCATGGCGAACTCGCGTACCCGGGCCGCGGTGGCCATGACCAGGGTGTTGACCACGGCGATGGCGATGTAGCCCAGGAGCAGGGTCTGGAACAGGAGGTTGAGGGCCCAGCCGCCCGAGTCGCCGGCCGCGGGTGCGACCGCGAAGGCGGCGGGGCCGCCCAGTTGGACCGTCGGGTAGGGGGCGACGGCTTTGCGCAGTGCGGCGGCCAGCGTCTTCTGGTCGGTCCCGGCGGTGGCCGCGACCAGTACCGCGGAGTCGACCTGGGAGGTGGTGTGGGCCACGACCAGGTCGTTGGGCAAGGTAACGTCGCCGAAGCCCAGGCCGCGCTCGTAGATCGCCACCACCCGGGGGGTGAGCAGGGTGCTGTCGCCGAGCCGCAGGGTGATCGTCCCGCCGAGTTTCGCGCCGACCTGGCGGGCGGCCACCTGGCTGAGTGCGACCGTCCCGTCCTTCAGGTCCGCGATGCTGCCGTTGAGGACCTGCAGGTCCATGGTGTCGGAGAGGCGGTCGGGGGTGACGCCCTGGGCGGCGAAGACCTCGGTCTGGGTGCCGAAGGTCAGCAGTACCTGCATCCGTGCCACCGGGGTGGCCAGGGCGACTCCGGGGACGCCGCTGACGGCGTCGGTGACCTGGGGGGAGACTCCGGCGCCGGACGAGGCGGTCAGCACGTAGCCGGCCCGCAGTCCTTCGTTGAGCTGCTGCTGGGAGGCGGCGATCGTGGTGGTGGCGCCGAAGATCTGTACGGCGGCCAGGGTCACGCCGATGGCCAGTGGGGTGGCCGCCGCGCTGAGCCGCCGGGCGTTGGCCCGGGCGTTGGACTGGGCGAGGAAGCCGTGGGCCCGGGTCTGGTTGTTCAGGAACGGGCCGAACAGCGCGATGGCGGCGCGCAGCAGTACGGGTCCCAGGCAGCCCAGGGCCACCACGAAGAACAGGACGGCGCTGGCGGCGACGTCGGCGACCGAGTCGCCCGAGTCGGCGACGTTGCCCAGGGTCAGCAGCAGTCCGACCGGGATGAGCAGGGCGCCGATGACCAGTCGGGCCCGGCTGAGTTTCTTGGGCTCGACGGCGGCTTCGCCGAGCGCCTCGACCGGGCTGGTCCTGGCCACGCGGCGGGCCACCAGCCAGCCGCTGATCCGGGCGCTGAACACGCACAGCACCAGTGAGGCGAGGATGGGCAGGATGCCCACGTCCATCTGGTAGTCCGAGGGCATGGCGCCGGCCAGGATGAACACGCCGCGCATCACGAACGCGAGGATGATGCCGGGGATCGCGCCGGCCAGGGCGCCGGACAGCGAGACCAGGGTCATCTCGGCGCCGATCATCCAGTGGATCTGTCTGGGGGTGGCGCCGATGGCGCGCATCAGGGCCAGTTCGCGGCGGCGTTGCTGGACCGACAGGGTCAGGGTGCTGGCCACCACGAAGACCACGATCAGCACCATCGTGCCGCCGAACGACGCCGAGGTGTCGACCACCAGGTTGCGGGCGTCGCCGACGTCGAGGAACTCGACGTCGCCGCGTCCGGTGCCGGTGTGGGTCTCCACGCCCGGGACGGCGGCGGTGATCGCCTTGGCCAGCCGGTCGGGGGTGACGCCGGGGTCGGCGAGGACCCCGATGGCGGCCACCTGGTCCGGGCGGCCGGACAGGCTGGTCGCCTGGTCGTCGGTGAAGAACACCGCGGACTGGCGGTCCAGGCCGCCCGGTGGCGGGTCGGCGATGCCCACGACGCGGTAGGAGGAGGCGATCGAGCCGACCACCAGCCGGACCGTGGAGCCGGTCGACAGGTGGGCGCGCGAGGCCAGGCCGGAGTCGAGGACGACCTCGCCGGACGCGGTGGGCGCGTGTCCGGTGCCCAGCGTGAACGGTCCGAGTTCGGCGGTCGTCCAGCCGTGCCCGTACACCGGGTAGCCGTTCGGGCCGCCCACCACGCCGCCGCCGGAGTCGAGCACGCCCAGTTCGATGTCGACGTCGCCGACGGCGGCCTTGACGCCGGGTACCGCGGCGACGGCGGCGATCTTGTCGGAGGGCAGGGTGACGCGCTCGCTGTAGCGGACGGCGGAGCTCTCGTCCAGCCAGAACGACTGCCCCGCGCTGAGGACGACGTCAGCGCCCGCGTAGCGTTCGGGGGCGACGCCGGTGCTCAGTCCGGACATCAGCAGGATCCCGCAGGCGGTGATCACCGCCGAGCCCGCGGCGATCGCGACGAAGGAGCCGACGAAGCCGCCCTTGCGTCCCTTGATGGTCTTCCAGGCCAGCGACAGGTCCTTGGGGAAGGGCACCAAGGTGCGGATCAGCCGGCCGACGCGGCGGATCACCACTCGCCCAGGTGCGTCATGCGTGAGGCGATCTCCTCGGAGGTGGGCCGGGGCAGTTCGCCCGCCAGTTTGCCGTCGGCCAGGAACACGACGGAGTCGGCGTAGGAGGCGGCGACCGGGTCGTGGGTCACCAGCAGCACCGTCTGCCCCATGTCGTCCACCACATGGCGCATCAGTTCCAGTACCTGTTTGCTGGATCGGGTGTCCAGCGCTCCGGTCGGCTCGTCGGCGACCACCGCCTCGGGGCGGGTGATCAGTGCGCGGGCGATCGCGACCCGCTGCTGCTGTCCACCGGAGAGCTCGCTGGGGCGCCGCTTGAGGAAGTCGCCGAGTCCGACCGAGGTCAGGACCTGGTTCAGGAACTCGCGGTCGGTCCTGCGGCCGGCGAGCCGCAGCGGCAGCGTGACGTTGTCCGCCACCGTCAGCGAGCCCAGCAGGTTGTACGCCTGGAAGACGAAGCCGATCCGCTCGCGCCGCACCTCGGTCAGCTTGACCTCGTCGAGGCCCGACAGCTCGATGTCGCCCAGCCAGACCGAGCCGGAGGTCGGG includes these proteins:
- a CDS encoding non-ribosomal peptide synthetase, with the protein product MTHEGRPAAGPTSDPAVGHPLTRFPVDRPRPAEPDEATATHRFTLDRALTADLRRLARAADATVPGALAAAGLVLAAAYAGQDEVTATVRARSTAPADAPVPLHATVDSTMPFDHLLDRASRAAGTELPTEFALADIVLRFTERDGALDADVDYHPEVLDAATIEHLAATYRTLLADAVARPGRPLRELRLIPDAESHRVLHDWNDTTSAFPPHSSLPSLFAEQVRLSPDKPAVLFGDDRLTYAELNERANRLAHRLLAAGVTAESRVALLLDRSVHVVVSVLAVVKAGAAYVPLHAAYPQDRVRFVLADVGAQVLLTDRAMAPRTTTTDVPVLLVDDPATTAGQPAHDPEPDPDAQQLAYIMFTSGSTGTPKGVAVTHRDVVALAWDRRWREAAHRRILFHSPHAFDAATYELWVPLLTGGDMVIATEEPTPALVRDLIAEHAVTAVFLTSALLRLFAEEAPDCFKGAATVITGGEVPSPEALEQVITHCPGTLVINAYGPTEATTYALFQELTLEQVRTRAVPMGRPLDNTRLYTLDAWLRPVPVGAPGELYIAGDGLARGYFGRAPLTAERFVADPFGTGERLYRTGDVVRWRADGTMDFLYRADKQIKIRGFRIEIGEIEAALTALDGVADGVVAVHETRGARHLVAYVVPERGRAAEVAQWREALALRLPSYEVPSWFIPMEALPLSNNGKVDRAALPAPRVDLLTAGDHVEPRTDTERLLAQVWAEVFGVQRIGVNDNFFASGGDSILAIKVVSRARAHGLRLTAKDLFLTPTVAELARAATRDDSGPDPTPAPTPLVQLTADEAEHIAAGGPVEDVYPLTPMQSGMLFDALMTEDTGLHLIQFDLVLDHVEDPELLGRAWQRTADRLPALRTAVLWTDVSTPVQVVRATATVPVTQHDWRQLPRSEQRERRHALRAADRAAGMDLATAPLARVTVIRLTDTSVRVLWSMHHLVLDGWSSTELLTEVAADYARLRDGDGPAPRPRTPFRDYLRWLGDQDQAAAEAHWRGVLGPLTTPTRLPYDRPAAPGYRPRATARVEVDIAPDLSARLTEAAKRTKLTTSTLLQGAWALLLARYSGSPDVCFGGTVSGRTPDLAGVDSIIGMLVNTLPVHVRVDRAQDLETWLADLQARQARARDFEAVSLTQAQAWSGLSAGDNLFDSIIVFENFPFDEHAFTAHGLRLSHFDHEVGSGAALGVVVHPGDGITMRVHYDPALFEADTVHRMTAYLRTLLEAFADHTARTVGDLPAHSTAEHQVVMGDPAATATGHQAEHRMQDLVTAQVRLRPRAVAVELDDQRLTYAELDARANQLAHHLIERGVGSDVLVGIAIERSLDLFVAILGILKAGGAYVPLDPDYPAERLAVTVAETRPRVVLAHEHGIARFPRTDAELVFLDRDRPAIAAHPDTDPGPRGSARDLAYVVYTSGSTGRPKGVMVEHRSLYNTVTAVVGPYGLTPGSRVFQLCSMSFDTGVQDLFTTWAAGGTMVVPAPDVARNGAYLVEHLLAGKVTTASIPITVLSSLDSGSLPGMDTIRVGGDIVVPEVAEAWARHHRVINNYGPTEAGVTVSLFEVEQGAGYRSVPLGRPLANTRAYVLDDHLSPVPIGVPGELYVGGIGLARGYVDNRAKTAERFVADPFGPPGSRLYRTGDVVRWQPDGLLDFVGRTDDQVKIRGFRVEPGEIESVLLRHPAVAETAVSVWPDDKGNKRLVAYVVARPGTPAPSADELRRHLGATLPGYMIPTAIVRLERMPLNHNGKLDRSALPAPTRQDGAGAAYVAPGDPTEEALARIWSQVLGIERVGTADDYFALGGDSLNSLRIVARMRTAFGVEVTPRDLFEEPTIAALAATIRDRILAGVLETAAAPS
- a CDS encoding FtsX-like permease family protein, with amino-acid sequence MVIRRVGRLIRTLVPFPKDLSLAWKTIKGRKGGFVGSFVAIAAGSAVITACGILLMSGLSTGVAPERYAGADVVLSAGQSFWLDESSAVRYSERVTLPSDKIAAVAAVPGVKAAVGDVDIELGVLDSGGGVVGGPNGYPVYGHGWTTAELGPFTLGTGHAPTASGEVVLDSGLASRAHLSTGSTVRLVVGSIASSYRVVGIADPPPGGLDRQSAVFFTDDQATSLSGRPDQVAAIGVLADPGVTPDRLAKAITAAVPGVETHTGTGRGDVEFLDVGDARNLVVDTSASFGGTMVLIVVFVVASTLTLSVQQRRRELALMRAIGATPRQIHWMIGAEMTLVSLSGALAGAIPGIILAFVMRGVFILAGAMPSDYQMDVGILPILASLVLCVFSARISGWLVARRVARTSPVEALGEAAVEPKKLSRARLVIGALLIPVGLLLTLGNVADSGDSVADVAASAVLFFVVALGCLGPVLLRAAIALFGPFLNNQTRAHGFLAQSNARANARRLSAAATPLAIGVTLAAVQIFGATTTIAASQQQLNEGLRAGYVLTASSGAGVSPQVTDAVSGVPGVALATPVARMQVLLTFGTQTEVFAAQGVTPDRLSDTMDLQVLNGSIADLKDGTVALSQVAARQVGAKLGGTITLRLGDSTLLTPRVVAIYERGLGFGDVTLPNDLVVAHTTSQVDSAVLVAATAGTDQKTLAAALRKAVAPYPTVQLGGPAAFAVAPAAGDSGGWALNLLFQTLLLGYIAIAVVNTLVMATAARVREFAMLQLIGASREQVRAMMNGEARIVIFSALLFGLLAGIPSLVGMSLGLSKSPVPNISLLGLLAIVALTVALSWGSIATATRFAMRSAPVDAIGGRE
- a CDS encoding ABC transporter ATP-binding protein, which encodes MPRSASRTKPTDWSIRLDSVSKVYESTRSPVQALDSVSIQLRRGTFTAVMGPSGSGKSTFLNCAAGLDRPTSGSVWLGDIELSGLDEVKLTEVRRERIGFVFQAYNLLGSLTVADNVTLPLRLAGRRTDREFLNQVLTSVGLGDFLKRRPSELSGGQQQRVAIARALITRPEAVVADEPTGALDTRSSKQVLELMRHVVDDMGQTVLLVTHDPVAASYADSVVFLADGKLAGELPRPTSEEIASRMTHLGEW